The proteins below come from a single Marinobacter bohaiensis genomic window:
- a CDS encoding metallophosphoesterase produces MTHVAPKPQHDDELLEYRLALRLGPVHARQRLGIEREFESRLVDPGGHFCHVEKWYSLHGLIRGCLRLSGLLGRAQNNARRMRTVEHRFVVPHLPEAFEGFRILHLTDLHVDMDAPMLEAIIKHVEGIDYDLCVLTGDYRKLTWGPIEASLEGMRRLRRVLRGTPLAVLGNHDSIRMLPPLEDMGYQVLLNEHTAIERDGSHLYVAGVDDAHFYKVDNLQRAAEGIPNGKATLLLSHTPEIWRQAAHAGYDLFLCGHTHGGQICLPGGIPVLLDADCPRFVGKGPWQHAGMQGYTSCGAGTSMVHARLNCPPEVNLHTLTRGTG; encoded by the coding sequence ATGACCCATGTTGCACCGAAACCGCAACACGACGATGAATTGCTTGAATACCGGCTCGCCCTGCGCCTGGGCCCGGTCCACGCCCGCCAGCGATTGGGGATCGAACGCGAGTTCGAATCCCGCCTGGTCGACCCCGGCGGTCATTTCTGCCATGTGGAAAAGTGGTATTCCCTGCACGGCCTGATTCGCGGCTGCCTGCGCCTGAGCGGTCTGCTCGGACGCGCCCAGAACAACGCCCGGCGCATGCGCACGGTCGAGCATCGCTTTGTGGTCCCCCACCTGCCCGAAGCCTTCGAAGGCTTCCGCATCCTGCACCTGACCGACCTGCACGTGGACATGGACGCGCCCATGCTGGAGGCCATCATCAAGCACGTCGAGGGCATCGACTACGACCTGTGCGTGCTGACCGGTGACTACCGCAAGCTCACCTGGGGTCCGATCGAGGCCAGCCTGGAAGGCATGCGACGCCTGCGCCGCGTGCTGCGCGGCACGCCCCTGGCGGTACTGGGCAACCACGACAGCATCCGCATGCTGCCGCCGCTCGAGGACATGGGCTACCAGGTGCTGCTCAACGAGCACACCGCCATCGAGCGCGACGGCAGCCATCTCTACGTGGCCGGCGTGGACGACGCTCACTTCTACAAGGTGGACAACCTGCAGCGCGCCGCCGAGGGCATCCCCAACGGCAAGGCCACCCTGTTGCTCAGTCACACTCCCGAAATCTGGCGGCAGGCGGCCCACGCCGGCTACGACCTGTTCCTGTGCGGCCATACCCACGGCGGCCAGATCTGCCTGCCGGGCGGGATTCCGGTGCTACTGGATGCGGATTGCCCGCGCTTCGTCGGCAAGGGGCCGTGGCAACATGCGGGAATGCAGGGCTATACGTCCTGCGGTGCGGGGACGTCCATGGTTCACGCGCGGCTGAACTGCCCGCCGGAGGTGAATCTGCATACGTTGACGCGGGGGACGGGCTAA